Proteins from a genomic interval of Orbaceae bacterium lpD02:
- a CDS encoding DMSO/selenate family reductase complex A subunit, producing the protein MDKINKLNKLTRRNFLQKSLVVGGAAVLMNKFNMPIASTQAKSSSKTPFSAEDQDVISYSACLVNCGSRCPLKVHVKNGIITKISPEDGIDNTIFGQHQIRPCLRGRSVRWRTYDPERLKFPMLRIGKRGEGKFKRISWDEATDILASKLRYTIDTYGNEAIYNQYGTGNTGANLSGTHMCARLLNILGGYVNYHGTYSSAQIRTIQPYLFGNGQDSQLQSLLDQIKHADLVVMFGHNIAETRMSGGGQVSELYHALSQSNAKIIMIDPRCNESVIAYNADWIPIKPGTDAALVAAIGYVLIEKNLIDEAMLAKYCVGWSADSLPENAPKNSDYKSYLLGFGDDKIAKTPEWAEKLTGISATRIRELALELNHAKAAWISQGWGVQRSQAGEHAARAIMALPIITGHFGRPGTNIGNWGGSLAYPVASVHKNSNPIKTSIPVFLWTSVIEEGENLTAKNAFIKGKDKLDVSFKFLWNYASNVLANQHSDLNKTHEILADESKCEFILVWDTHMTASAKYADLLLPDVSGVETSDIINNSYSTGAYNYLVRLQPAIKPLWENRITYDVLADVAEKLGVKNEFTQGRSYADWVELCYEKTRQSNPHLPLFTATDGKGVLDRKLADSNQYIALKAFRDDPMGQPLNTPSGKIELYSQALADIANDWQLDEKDKLYPIPAYLPAIEGVEDIEGLKQYPLQLIGYHTKGHCHSSYANLSQLKEASVDAVWINPVDADKRQIKHGQLVEVYNDRGRLYLPAKVTPRIIPGVVAIPQGAWAKTNQDGVDIGGCINRLTSLRPTVLAKANPQHTNLVEVKSLQS; encoded by the coding sequence ATGGATAAGATCAATAAACTTAACAAGTTAACTCGTCGTAATTTTTTGCAAAAATCACTTGTAGTAGGTGGCGCTGCCGTTTTGATGAATAAGTTCAATATGCCCATAGCGAGCACTCAAGCTAAATCATCGTCAAAAACACCATTTTCAGCTGAAGATCAGGACGTAATCAGTTATAGCGCTTGTTTAGTCAATTGTGGTAGTCGCTGCCCTCTAAAAGTACATGTCAAAAATGGGATTATTACTAAAATTTCCCCCGAAGATGGGATTGATAATACCATTTTTGGTCAGCATCAAATTCGTCCTTGCTTACGAGGACGCTCTGTAAGATGGCGAACCTATGATCCTGAACGGTTAAAATTTCCAATGCTACGTATAGGTAAACGCGGTGAAGGTAAATTTAAACGAATTTCATGGGATGAAGCAACCGATATTCTAGCCAGTAAATTAAGATATACCATTGACACTTACGGTAATGAAGCTATCTATAATCAATATGGAACAGGTAATACTGGCGCAAACCTGAGTGGTACACATATGTGTGCACGGTTACTTAATATTTTAGGTGGCTATGTTAACTACCATGGAACCTACTCTAGTGCTCAAATTAGAACAATCCAACCCTATTTATTTGGCAATGGCCAAGATAGTCAGTTGCAATCGTTACTCGATCAAATAAAACATGCCGACTTAGTTGTAATGTTTGGGCACAATATTGCAGAAACCCGCATGTCTGGAGGAGGACAAGTTAGTGAACTTTATCATGCGTTAAGCCAAAGTAACGCTAAAATCATTATGATAGACCCAAGGTGCAATGAAAGTGTTATCGCTTATAACGCGGATTGGATCCCCATAAAACCAGGGACTGATGCAGCTTTAGTCGCGGCAATTGGCTATGTATTAATTGAAAAAAATCTAATTGATGAAGCGATGTTAGCTAAATATTGCGTCGGTTGGAGCGCGGATAGCTTACCGGAAAACGCGCCTAAAAATAGTGATTACAAATCTTATCTGCTCGGTTTTGGGGATGATAAAATAGCCAAAACTCCTGAATGGGCAGAAAAATTAACCGGTATTTCGGCTACGCGGATCCGTGAATTAGCCCTTGAACTTAATCATGCTAAAGCCGCGTGGATCTCTCAAGGTTGGGGAGTACAGCGCAGCCAAGCAGGAGAACATGCCGCTCGGGCGATTATGGCTTTACCCATTATAACCGGCCATTTTGGCAGACCCGGTACCAATATAGGTAATTGGGGAGGCAGCCTAGCTTACCCTGTGGCATCAGTGCATAAAAATAGCAATCCTATTAAAACCTCTATTCCCGTCTTTTTATGGACAAGCGTTATTGAAGAAGGTGAAAATTTAACCGCTAAAAATGCCTTTATCAAAGGTAAAGATAAGCTTGATGTAAGTTTTAAATTTTTGTGGAACTATGCTAGTAATGTGCTGGCAAACCAGCATTCTGATTTAAATAAAACTCATGAAATTTTAGCCGATGAATCAAAATGTGAATTTATTTTAGTCTGGGATACCCATATGACCGCATCGGCTAAATATGCTGATCTACTACTTCCTGATGTATCAGGTGTTGAAACCAGCGACATAATAAACAACTCTTATTCAACAGGCGCTTATAACTACCTGGTTCGCTTACAACCTGCGATAAAACCGCTATGGGAAAATAGAATCACTTATGATGTTCTCGCCGACGTTGCCGAAAAATTAGGGGTAAAAAATGAGTTTACCCAAGGAAGAAGTTATGCCGATTGGGTCGAGCTCTGCTATGAAAAAACACGACAAAGCAATCCTCATTTACCCCTTTTTACTGCAACTGATGGCAAAGGCGTCCTTGATCGTAAATTGGCGGATAGTAATCAATATATTGCATTAAAAGCCTTTCGTGATGATCCAATGGGTCAGCCGTTAAATACGCCATCAGGCAAAATCGAGCTATACTCACAAGCCCTTGCAGATATTGCCAACGATTGGCAATTGGATGAAAAAGATAAACTCTACCCTATTCCAGCCTATTTGCCGGCGATTGAAGGTGTTGAAGATATTGAGGGCTTAAAACAATATCCATTACAACTTATTGGCTACCATACTAAAGGTCATTGCCATTCAAGTTATGCTAATTTGTCGCAACTGAAAGAAGCATCGGTTGATGCCGTTTGGATTAATCCCGTTGATGCCGATAAACGTCAAATTAAGCATGGCCAATTAGTCGAAGTCTATAATGATCGAGGTCGATTATATCTTCCCGCTAAAGTCACGCCAAGGATCATTCCTGGTGTAGTTGCAATCCCACAAGGTGCCTGGGCAAAAACCAATCAAGATGGGGTAGATATTGGTGGATGCATAAATCGCTTAACCTCACTAAGACCAACGGTGCTTGCGAAGGCAAATCCACAGCATACTAATTTAGTTGAAGTGAAATCATTACAATCATAG
- a CDS encoding ABC-F family ATPase, with product MLSTNNITMQFGSKPLFENISVKFGGGNRYGLIGANGSGKTTFMKILGGDLVPTAGNVALDPHERLGKLKQDQFAFEQYSVLDTVIMGHNELWQVKQERDRIYSLAEMSEEDGYRVADLEGEYAEMDGYSAEARAGELLLGVGIPVEQHYGLMSEVAPGWKLRVLLAQALFSNPDILLLDEPTNNLDIDTIRWLEQVLNERESTMIIISHDRHFLNMVCTHMADMDYGELRIYPGNYDEYMSAATQARERLLSDNAKKKAQINELQSFVSRFSANASKSKQATSRAKQIDKIQLEEVKASSRQNPFIRFEQDKKLYRNALVVEKLSKGFDDRTLFKSLNLMVEVGEKVAILGTNGIGKSTLLKTLMGEYTPDSGTVKWSENANIGYYAQDHEFEFDENLNVFDWMSQWKQPSDDEQAVRGILGRLLFSQDDIKKKVKVLSGGEKGRMLFGKLMMQRPNIIVMDEPTNHLDMESIESLNMALELYQGTLFFVSHDREFVSSLATRIIEMTPDKVIDYTGSYEDYLLSRGID from the coding sequence GTGTTAAGTACAAATAATATTACGATGCAGTTCGGCAGTAAGCCGTTGTTTGAAAACATTTCCGTCAAATTTGGTGGCGGTAATCGCTATGGTTTGATCGGCGCAAATGGCAGTGGTAAAACCACATTTATGAAAATCCTTGGTGGTGATTTAGTGCCAACCGCTGGCAATGTCGCTTTAGATCCTCATGAGCGTTTAGGTAAATTAAAGCAAGACCAATTTGCCTTTGAGCAATACAGCGTGCTAGATACCGTTATCATGGGTCACAATGAGTTATGGCAAGTAAAACAAGAACGCGATCGCATCTATTCATTAGCGGAAATGAGCGAAGAAGATGGCTACAGAGTTGCTGATCTTGAAGGCGAATATGCTGAGATGGATGGTTATAGTGCTGAGGCAAGAGCTGGCGAGTTATTACTTGGCGTAGGAATTCCTGTCGAGCAGCACTACGGCCTGATGAGCGAAGTGGCACCGGGTTGGAAACTTCGAGTACTCCTTGCGCAAGCACTGTTTTCGAACCCTGACATTTTACTGCTTGATGAGCCGACCAATAACTTGGATATTGATACCATCCGCTGGCTTGAGCAAGTGTTAAATGAGCGTGAAAGTACCATGATTATTATCTCCCATGATCGCCACTTTTTAAACATGGTCTGTACCCATATGGCCGATATGGATTATGGTGAGCTGCGAATTTATCCAGGTAATTATGATGAATACATGAGTGCCGCGACACAAGCTCGGGAACGTCTATTATCTGATAATGCTAAGAAAAAAGCGCAAATCAATGAATTACAGTCTTTTGTCAGCCGTTTTAGTGCGAATGCATCAAAGTCAAAGCAAGCTACCTCTCGGGCAAAACAGATCGACAAAATCCAACTTGAAGAAGTTAAGGCCTCAAGTCGTCAAAATCCATTTATCCGCTTTGAGCAAGATAAAAAGCTCTACCGTAATGCATTGGTGGTTGAAAAATTAAGCAAAGGATTTGATGATAGAACGTTATTTAAAAGCCTGAACCTAATGGTTGAAGTGGGTGAAAAAGTGGCGATACTTGGTACCAATGGTATTGGTAAATCCACCTTACTTAAAACCTTAATGGGCGAGTACACACCTGACTCCGGTACGGTTAAGTGGTCTGAAAATGCCAATATTGGTTATTATGCTCAAGATCATGAATTTGAATTTGATGAAAACCTGAACGTATTTGATTGGATGAGTCAGTGGAAGCAACCTAGTGATGACGAGCAAGCGGTACGAGGCATACTGGGTCGTTTACTGTTTTCCCAAGATGACATTAAAAAGAAAGTTAAAGTGTTATCGGGCGGTGAAAAAGGTCGCATGCTATTTGGTAAACTGATGATGCAAAGACCGAATATTATCGTGATGGATGAGCCGACCAACCATTTGGATATGGAGTCGATTGAATCATTGAATATGGCATTAGAGCTCTATCAAGGGACGCTATTTTTTGTTTCTCACGATCGTGAATTTGTCAGCTCTTTAGCCACGCGCATTATTGAAATGACGCCGGACAAAGTGATTGATTATACTGGCAGCTACGAAGATTACTTACTGAGCCGCGGTATCGATTAA
- the dbpA gene encoding ATP-dependent RNA helicase DbpA: MSTAPMTFTQLSLNSSLQDNLASLQYLTMTPIQALTLPAILAGKDIIAKAKTGSGKTAAFGLGILSAITVESYAVQSLVICPTRELAEQVAIELRRLARLMNNVKILTLCGGTPIAQQINSLEHSPHIIVGTPGRLLDHLQKNTLNLSELRLLVLDEADRMLDMGFEDDIISIIKQAPKQRQTLLFSATYPDGIQNISNKIQQNAEFLAVDEVNNQIEQYFYEVDENSRKPLLAKLLTEHPVGSTIIFCNTKVACQEVDNYLSQLGFSVIALHGDLEQRDREQVLLQFTNKSKAILVATDVAARGLDIKELDLVINYQISYDPQVHTHRIGRTGRAGESGLAITLVAAHEMPKANLLEELEKITLNWLTANNMTLDKARIVKPEMQTVSLTIGRKNKVRPGDILGALTKDAGLDGSLIGKIIITDLYSYVAINHKAIKKVLEYVKQGKIKGKSVRARAL; encoded by the coding sequence ATGTCAACGGCGCCAATGACTTTTACACAATTATCACTTAACTCATCCTTGCAGGATAATTTAGCATCACTGCAATACCTGACGATGACGCCAATTCAAGCCCTAACATTGCCGGCGATATTAGCGGGTAAAGACATTATTGCTAAAGCAAAAACAGGTAGCGGTAAAACAGCGGCATTCGGTTTAGGTATTTTATCGGCAATAACCGTTGAGAGCTATGCGGTTCAATCATTGGTCATTTGTCCAACCCGTGAACTTGCTGAGCAAGTTGCGATTGAGTTACGTCGCTTGGCAAGGTTAATGAATAACGTCAAAATCTTAACCTTATGCGGTGGAACACCGATTGCACAGCAAATTAACTCGCTCGAACATAGTCCGCATATTATTGTCGGTACGCCAGGGCGCTTACTCGATCACTTACAAAAAAATACCCTGAATCTAAGTGAATTACGCCTTTTAGTGTTAGATGAAGCCGATCGCATGCTCGATATGGGCTTTGAGGATGATATTATTAGCATCATTAAGCAGGCGCCAAAGCAGCGGCAAACCTTACTGTTTTCTGCCACTTATCCTGATGGTATTCAAAACATTAGCAACAAAATTCAGCAAAATGCTGAATTTTTAGCTGTTGATGAGGTGAACAATCAAATTGAGCAATACTTTTATGAAGTCGATGAAAATAGCCGTAAACCGTTATTGGCAAAATTATTAACCGAGCATCCGGTGGGATCGACCATTATCTTTTGTAATACCAAAGTAGCCTGTCAAGAGGTCGACAATTATCTAAGCCAGTTAGGCTTTAGTGTGATTGCCTTGCATGGTGATTTAGAGCAACGAGACCGAGAGCAGGTGTTATTACAGTTTACCAATAAAAGTAAGGCGATTTTGGTCGCCACCGATGTGGCGGCTAGAGGGCTGGATATTAAAGAGCTCGACTTAGTCATTAATTACCAAATTTCTTATGATCCGCAGGTTCATACCCATCGCATCGGTCGTACTGGCCGAGCAGGGGAAAGCGGGTTGGCGATTACCTTAGTTGCTGCTCATGAAATGCCTAAAGCCAATTTACTTGAAGAGCTAGAAAAGATAACGCTAAATTGGCTAACTGCGAATAATATGACGCTTGATAAAGCGCGCATTGTCAAACCTGAAATGCAAACGGTCTCGCTCACTATCGGTCGAAAAAACAAGGTCAGACCCGGTGATATACTCGGCGCTTTAACTAAGGATGCCGGTTTAGATGGCAGTTTAATCGGTAAAATCATCATTACCGACTTATATTCTTATGTGGCAATTAATCATAAAGCGATTAAAAAAGTGCTGGAATACGTTAAGCAAGGCAAGATCAAAGGTAAATCAGTTAGGGCTCGCGCTTTATAA
- a CDS encoding nuclear transport factor 2 family protein — MKNKLIVETALRAVITEPNDCHDQTIAQYFSPDYRQVADGNELNYDDFVKHIKRLHQVLQYATITVVAIVEEQETVFTHHHVFASKHDGTRIHTQVFAQFTLKHGKIVQCDELTRLIVGDQQDHDLGYRR, encoded by the coding sequence ATGAAAAATAAATTAATTGTTGAAACGGCGTTGCGCGCCGTGATAACCGAGCCGAATGATTGCCATGATCAAACGATTGCGCAGTATTTTAGTCCAGACTATCGTCAAGTGGCGGATGGTAATGAGCTTAATTATGACGATTTTGTTAAACATATAAAACGGCTGCATCAAGTTCTGCAATATGCCACGATAACTGTCGTTGCGATTGTTGAAGAGCAAGAAACTGTATTTACCCATCATCACGTGTTTGCTAGCAAACACGACGGCACTAGAATCCACACGCAAGTTTTTGCTCAATTTACGTTAAAACATGGCAAAATTGTCCAATGTGATGAGTTAACGCGATTGATTGTGGGCGATCAGCAGGATCATGATTTAGGCTATCGAAGGTAA
- a CDS encoding helix-turn-helix transcriptional regulator, with amino-acid sequence MAKITVNAFNFSIRPLVHTKNQQTKMHSHATGQLYFLNSGMISGYAKNKYWSIVPNCIGWIPMTIEHSATMWGNIAGWSLYLPASLCDELPLEPCVLKTSDLASALMTRIVTFTNTATLTEQQIKIIEVLIDEVKSSQPIETLLLPQPTDARLIKITQAIWHDPTIEKSQQQWAKLAAISVRSLSRHFKAQTGITFSHWKQLAKVMLSLEQLAQGIAIKDIAYSCGFSDASSYIASFKSIFGVTPRRYFSGYG; translated from the coding sequence ATGGCCAAAATAACAGTGAACGCTTTCAATTTTTCTATTCGCCCCCTCGTTCATACTAAAAATCAGCAGACAAAAATGCACAGCCATGCAACGGGTCAGCTCTATTTTTTGAATTCTGGCATGATAAGTGGCTATGCAAAAAATAAATATTGGTCAATCGTACCTAATTGTATCGGTTGGATCCCGATGACGATAGAACATAGCGCAACAATGTGGGGCAATATTGCAGGTTGGAGCTTATATTTACCCGCCTCATTGTGTGATGAGCTGCCACTTGAACCGTGCGTCTTAAAAACGAGTGACCTAGCGAGTGCCTTAATGACGCGCATTGTCACCTTTACTAATACGGCAACATTAACTGAGCAGCAAATTAAAATTATTGAAGTATTAATCGATGAAGTGAAATCAAGCCAGCCAATAGAAACGTTATTATTGCCTCAGCCAACCGATGCTCGCTTAATAAAAATAACCCAAGCCATTTGGCACGATCCCACAATTGAAAAGTCACAACAACAATGGGCTAAGTTGGCGGCGATTAGCGTACGCAGTTTAAGTCGGCACTTTAAAGCACAAACCGGCATAACATTTTCGCATTGGAAGCAATTAGCTAAGGTTATGCTATCTCTAGAACAACTCGCGCAAGGTATTGCAATAAAGGACATCGCTTATTCATGTGGTTTTAGTGATGCCAGTAGCTATATTGCCTCTTTTAAATCTATCTTTGGGGTTACACCTAGGCGTTATTTTAGTGGATATGGCTAA
- a CDS encoding helix-turn-helix domain-containing protein yields MKKENGKYLLCPMAKLQKIIAGKWKVYILWILAHQTIRYGELHRELAGITQSMLTKQLRELEQDGFIVRHIYPEVPPKVEYALSDLGKTFIPILKDLNQWGQTHLK; encoded by the coding sequence ATGAAAAAAGAAAACGGCAAATATTTGCTCTGCCCGATGGCGAAATTACAAAAAATCATCGCAGGCAAATGGAAAGTGTATATTTTATGGATATTAGCGCATCAAACGATACGTTATGGCGAGTTACATCGTGAGTTAGCGGGGATCACCCAATCGATGCTAACTAAGCAGCTACGCGAGCTCGAACAAGATGGTTTTATTGTGCGACATATCTATCCTGAAGTTCCGCCAAAAGTAGAATATGCCTTGAGTGATTTGGGTAAAACGTTTATCCCCATCTTAAAAGATCTTAACCAATGGGGACAAACACATTTAAAATGA
- a CDS encoding nitronate monooxygenase: MRQQIQKVRQITNKPFAVNYILPTFDKESSFDYSYSLLEVILEENVEIVVLINYGDNSDQSSIKRLQAAGIKILFRDISPTVEKALAAEKLGVDALIITGHEAGGHLSEHQISTQALLSQVLKVVNIPVIAAGGIYDGKTAHAAFAIGAQAVYMGTRFINTIESPASIECKDAIISAREEDLVVLNAPFGRLRVIGKYNLERQILTSPEHYIGSFKHMLLGKKSSGYICVSASAASINNIISCQELIKEVMSEG, encoded by the coding sequence ATGCGCCAGCAAATACAAAAGGTGAGACAAATAACCAATAAGCCATTTGCGGTAAATTATATTTTACCAACGTTTGATAAAGAGAGCAGTTTCGACTACTCATATTCGCTTTTAGAGGTAATTTTAGAGGAAAACGTTGAAATTGTGGTATTGATTAATTATGGCGATAATAGCGATCAATCATCCATTAAGCGTTTGCAAGCGGCTGGGATTAAAATTTTATTTCGCGATATTTCGCCAACGGTTGAAAAAGCCTTAGCCGCTGAAAAACTCGGTGTGGATGCATTAATTATAACTGGCCATGAAGCGGGTGGGCATTTAAGTGAACATCAAATTAGTACCCAAGCTTTATTATCCCAAGTGCTTAAAGTGGTTAATATTCCGGTTATTGCTGCGGGGGGAATTTATGATGGCAAAACGGCTCATGCAGCTTTTGCCATCGGAGCTCAAGCCGTTTATATGGGGACAAGGTTTATTAATACCATTGAATCACCCGCCTCAATCGAATGCAAAGACGCCATTATTAGTGCTCGAGAGGAAGATTTAGTGGTGCTCAATGCCCCTTTTGGTCGACTGCGGGTGATTGGTAAATATAATTTGGAACGGCAAATTTTGACATCACCTGAACATTATATTGGTAGCTTTAAACATATGTTATTAGGTAAAAAAAGTAGCGGTTACATCTGTGTTTCAGCATCTGCTGCCAGCATTAATAATATCATTAGCTGCCAGGAACTCATCAAGGAAGTTATGTCAGAAGGATAA
- a CDS encoding nitronate monooxygenase, which yields MITTTTKTNNKITALLNIQYPVIQAAMVWLTSAEFVAAVSMAGGLGVLASNAGQTE from the coding sequence ATGATAACAACGACAACTAAAACTAACAATAAAATAACAGCACTACTTAATATTCAGTATCCCGTTATTCAAGCTGCAATGGTTTGGCTGACGAGCGCTGAGTTTGTCGCTGCGGTGTCGATGGCCGGGGGGCTTGGTGTATTAGCAAGCAATGCGGGGCAAACCGAGTAA
- the yddG gene encoding aromatic amino acid DMT transporter YddG: protein MTDKNKATLIGFIAIFLWSSIVGTIKIVSENFGAIGGLALIYSVATVLLFFIVGATKLRQLPRSYLIWGSLLFVLYELCFSLSIGLSHSGRQAIEVSMLNYLWPTLTILAAVLFNNQKANLLIIPGGILPLIGIGWVLGGEQGLDLSVMLNNVKDNPLSYGLALIGSFIWAAYCMVTIKCAKGKNGVTLFFFLTALVLWIKYFIAGENTLIFNFTAVMYLILSAFAIGLGYAAWNYGVLHGNITILAGASYFIPILSASISALLLNTSLSFSFWQGTALVCLGAILCWLATRNSKVRVKKI from the coding sequence GTGACAGATAAAAACAAAGCAACATTAATTGGCTTTATTGCCATTTTTTTATGGAGTTCAATCGTTGGCACCATTAAAATTGTGAGTGAAAATTTTGGTGCCATTGGCGGTTTAGCGCTTATTTATAGCGTCGCCACGGTATTATTATTTTTTATTGTGGGTGCCACCAAGCTTCGTCAGCTGCCGCGCAGCTACTTAATTTGGGGCAGTTTATTATTTGTACTATATGAGCTCTGTTTTTCATTATCAATTGGTTTATCCCATAGCGGTCGGCAAGCTATTGAAGTCAGCATGCTCAATTATTTATGGCCAACGTTAACCATCCTGGCGGCCGTTTTATTTAATAATCAAAAAGCGAATTTACTGATTATTCCCGGCGGAATTTTACCTCTAATTGGTATTGGCTGGGTGTTAGGTGGCGAACAAGGCTTAGATTTGTCAGTCATGTTGAATAATGTTAAAGATAACCCGTTAAGCTATGGACTGGCGTTGATCGGTTCATTTATCTGGGCGGCTTACTGCATGGTGACCATTAAATGTGCTAAGGGGAAAAATGGCGTGACATTATTTTTCTTTTTAACGGCCTTGGTGCTGTGGATTAAGTATTTTATCGCTGGTGAAAACACCCTAATATTTAACTTTACAGCCGTTATGTATCTTATCTTATCCGCGTTTGCCATCGGCTTAGGCTATGCGGCTTGGAATTATGGCGTTTTACATGGCAACATTACGATCCTTGCTGGCGCCTCTTATTTTATTCCTATTTTATCAGCGTCTATTTCGGCTCTATTACTCAATACCTCACTCTCTTTTTCATTTTGGCAAGGAACAGCACTGGTATGCCTCGGCGCAATTTTATGTTGGCTGGCTACTCGCAATAGCAAAGTACGCGTTAAAAAAATTTAA
- a CDS encoding LysE/ArgO family amino acid transporter has product MSAFWYGMGTGFSLIMAIGAQNAFVLKQGLKKNFVFAVCLVCALSDSVLIYLSVMGFSHFITQYPLIVTIAKYLGAAFLLCYGLRSFYSAIKKQQVLNPSQLEKGTFFKVIAICLAFTWLNPHVYLDTVLLIGSVSLQFSEQTYSFACGAILASWIFFFSLGYGARILLPLFSNPLSWKILDIIIGIIMWTIALTLLCSS; this is encoded by the coding sequence ATGTCAGCTTTTTGGTATGGTATGGGAACGGGGTTTTCGCTTATTATGGCGATCGGGGCGCAAAATGCGTTTGTGCTTAAACAAGGTTTGAAAAAAAACTTTGTTTTTGCGGTTTGTCTCGTTTGTGCCTTGTCAGATTCAGTTTTAATTTATTTAAGTGTGATGGGCTTTTCGCATTTTATCACTCAGTATCCGCTTATTGTCACCATCGCCAAATATTTGGGGGCGGCGTTTCTGCTTTGCTACGGCTTGCGTAGTTTCTATTCGGCAATCAAAAAACAACAAGTATTAAATCCAAGCCAGCTGGAAAAAGGCACATTTTTTAAAGTCATTGCTATCTGCTTAGCTTTTACTTGGTTAAATCCACATGTCTATTTAGATACCGTGTTATTGATTGGTTCTGTCTCTTTGCAGTTTAGTGAGCAAACCTACTCATTTGCTTGCGGTGCGATACTGGCCTCTTGGATTTTCTTTTTTTCACTCGGTTATGGCGCGAGAATACTTTTGCCATTATTTAGCAATCCGCTATCATGGAAAATATTGGATATCATTATTGGCATCATTATGTGGACGATCGCACTAACGCTTTTATGCTCTTCTTAA
- a CDS encoding trans-2-enoyl-CoA reductase family protein, with the protein MIIKPKIRGFICTTTHPVGCAENVNQQIAYVKSKGKLANGPKKVLVIGASTGYGLASRITAAFGSDAATIGVFFEKPSAENKTGSAGWYNSAAFDKAAKAAGLYAKSINGDAFSDQCRQVVIDLIKKDLGQIDLVVYSLASPVRKMPDSGEVVRSTLKPIGQPYKSVALDTNKDVLIEATVEPANEQEIADTVKVMGGQDWEIWMNALADAGVLADNAQAVAYSYIGTELTWPIYWHGTLGKAKEDLDRAAHAIDKKLSAKNGHAYVAVLKSVVTQASSAIPVMPLYIAMSFKVMKEQGIHEGCIEQIERMFATKLYANGQPETDESHRLRLDDWELRPEVQNACQAIWAKVTDDTIYQVTDYQGYKDEFLRLFGFGLAGVDYEADVDPDVQFDVVTLN; encoded by the coding sequence ATGATCATTAAACCCAAAATTCGTGGTTTTATTTGTACCACAACTCATCCAGTTGGCTGCGCTGAAAATGTTAATCAACAAATTGCCTACGTTAAGTCTAAAGGCAAGTTAGCTAATGGCCCGAAAAAAGTATTAGTGATTGGTGCTTCAACGGGGTATGGTTTAGCATCCCGCATTACCGCTGCGTTTGGCTCTGATGCGGCAACCATTGGTGTCTTTTTTGAAAAACCAAGTGCAGAAAATAAGACGGGTAGTGCTGGTTGGTATAACTCGGCGGCATTCGATAAAGCGGCAAAAGCAGCGGGACTGTATGCTAAAAGTATCAACGGCGACGCGTTTTCCGATCAATGCCGTCAAGTTGTGATTGATTTGATCAAAAAAGATTTAGGTCAAATTGACTTAGTGGTTTACTCTTTAGCCTCACCGGTCCGTAAAATGCCTGATTCTGGTGAAGTGGTGCGTTCAACTTTAAAGCCAATTGGTCAGCCTTATAAATCTGTAGCTTTGGATACCAATAAAGATGTATTAATTGAAGCTACAGTTGAGCCTGCTAACGAGCAAGAAATTGCCGACACGGTTAAAGTTATGGGCGGACAAGATTGGGAAATCTGGATGAATGCCTTAGCCGATGCAGGGGTGTTAGCCGATAATGCTCAAGCTGTTGCCTATTCATATATTGGTACAGAATTGACCTGGCCAATTTACTGGCATGGTACATTAGGCAAAGCGAAAGAAGATTTAGATCGCGCTGCACATGCGATTGATAAAAAATTATCAGCTAAAAATGGCCATGCTTATGTTGCGGTGCTTAAATCGGTGGTTACGCAGGCTTCATCCGCTATTCCGGTTATGCCGTTATACATCGCCATGTCATTTAAAGTGATGAAAGAGCAAGGTATTCATGAAGGCTGTATTGAACAAATCGAGCGAATGTTTGCCACTAAACTCTATGCCAATGGTCAGCCTGAAACCGATGAAAGCCACCGTTTAAGATTAGATGATTGGGAACTGCGTCCTGAAGTGCAAAATGCTTGCCAAGCGATATGGGCGAAAGTGACGGATGATACGATTTATCAAGTGACAGATTATCAAGGCTATAAAGATGAGTTCTTACGTTTGTTCGGCTTTGGTCTGGCGGGTGTTGATTATGAAGCGGATGTTGATCCTGATGTTCAATTCGATGTGGTTACCTTAAATTAA